The genomic window TTAGCAGTCAGGTTGAGCAGGTCTTGCATACATATGAAGGGGCTTGATCTGAAGGAATGTCATTTCAATGCATTGCTCTTATTGAGTATAATCCCCCTGGCCTCACCCCCTGCTGGGTCACGCTAGCAGATGGAGGGGCGGGGGGTAGTTAGGCTATTGGGCTTTCGTGTGCAAGCGTGTTTTCCAATGGACAAATCAAGAAGAATTGCTTTCCAAAATCCCCCCTCCCTCTACCCTTGCCTGTACTGCAGTCGATCATTTTAATCTCCCCCCACAGGTGATCAAGGGGACAGGCCTTTCCTGAAACTTGGCACACAGTGCAGGGTGGGGTAACCGGCTCAGACCGGATTGACAACCTCCCTATTTAATACTGTTCCCTTGCAGCCCTACGTGTGTCCTCCTactctcactcctagtcctctagtgttttttttttccactCAGGTCTATAGCTGGCAACCCCCTGCCCCCATCCCCTGCAGCCAACTGCACATGCCCAGCCCTACACTACACACTATGCATTCCCCCCAGCAAAGTTGCACTGTAAAGAATCTCCTTCCCCGCTGCCATCATGCCAGCATGCTTTCCACCCTCTGACGCGCTGTTTCAGTTTGATTGAGTCAACGCCCTGAACTGATTGCTGTAAAGTATAAGGCGCTTCAGTTTTGCATGTTAAAGTCACAACaacaaatatgtaaaaataacagcAGCTTTTTCACAGCATCACGAGGTGTTATACCCAACTGTTGAACTGTGgggtttgtgtttttctgtttgacaGTCATAATGAAACTTTTTCCTGTTTTCCAACTAGGCATATTTAAAGCAACTTTCTGTCATTATAACTACACAGTTTTTTGATTAGCTAAGCTAACATTTAAAGTATCAAGAAAGAAACTAGAAACAGGAACTGAGTGATATCTAGGTGTTTATACgtgcgtgtatgtgtatgtgttctgaAACAGcacatattgttaaatttacAGCTTATACCCTTATTCTTATTCTAGCTCATTTCACCTAGTTTCTTCTTGAGAAAGCACAGTGAAATATTTGTGTTAACTAACACATTGTGTATTTACTGTCATTTAtgttattacaataattaaacatgTGCTTTAACTTAACTTGTACTTAACTTTAACTTATATTTCTGGTTAAGATCAGTGGTCTTTCGTCTCATAGTAGCAACCATTTGGCCACTATCTGTTAGATATGTAAGTTTCATTTGCATACAGGACCTGGTAATCTTACTCTGGATGGTaataaagcagagagaaaataGTACTAcctcaaaatgtgttttttatatagCGATTAattcattatatatttattttgtaataataatttctatattgtttattatagcCATTAATTAATATGGCCATAATAATTGATACCTTATTaatgaaatattgaaataaatatgtaaatttttaGACAGGCAGACGGGCAGACGGCAGGACGGACGGACGAGCGGCGGCTGCGATTGGCGGCTCGGCGGCAGGCTGGTGGAAAATGTCGTCAGGAGCTGGTGGGCGGGGAAGACGGCAGGGGAGGACCTGCAGTAGTGCGGGCGAGGTTGAAGAAGGCCCAGTCGGTATCCCTTTCCCTGAGCACAGTGCTGACCTGCTGGGTAGTCTCAACCGACAACGGCTAAGCGGGCTGCTGTGTGATGTACTGCTAGTGGCCCAGGAGAGAGAATTCCCTGCCCACCGCTCTGTGTTGGCTTCCTGTAGCACCTACTTCCACAAGCTTTTCACCTCGGGTCTGGCTGCTGACCGTCAGAAAGTCTATACGCTGGACTTTGTGCGCCCTGAGACGCTGGCTGCCCTCCTGGACTTTGCCTATACGGCCACACTCACAGTCAGCCGCAACAGTGTGGTTGACATCCTAAGTGCTGCCCGTGTGCTGGAGATCTCACCCGTCCAAGAAGTCTGCACACACCTGCTGGACACCAAAGTGCTCTCCCCGCCGGTGGGTATTctataaattgtattttaaaacttgATTGCAAAAACATTTGGAAATCAGAATCAGAGGGAGCTTTATTAcaaagtatgtttacacacacaaggaatttgactctgtgacaggagcttagtgcagaagaaagtgtacacatggaGATagaaaaatgagaattaaataaTAACGATAATACTCTAAatagaaaaagtgaaaaaatatagacaaaaaacaacatataattgtttaaatgaatgtgcagatgtgttatttacaggtttaacgTATTCTTTCTTACTATGTACAGTTTTCAGATGCTATGTGCAAGTGTGCAATGTGATGGACAGTGTGTAGTAAGAGCTTTTAATTGTTCAGGCTATACTGTGAGTATAGCCTGCAGGAAAAAACTGTTGTTGTTTCTGGCTGTTCTGGCAATTTGAATGAATTGTTAAGGTAAATATGCCTTAACTGTTTGCAGGCGGGCAGTGAGCAAGAAGACGACGAGGAAGGGGAGGAACggaaaaaaaatggaaaagagCAGGGCATCCGGCTGCGTGCCCGGGAGTACCTGGAATATTTCCAGAGGGGGGCACATTGGGGTAGCAGCTGCAGCACGCCAGAGCTCAGGGACCTGCCCGCACACCTGCACTTTAGCCAACGGAACGGCGCTGACAGCAATGGAATGCCCACCGGCCCTGCTGACTACTACTCGCCACTTGCCCAGGCCCTAGCGCAACCACCTCACGACCCCGAAGATGTCGACGAGGAGCACCAGAATGGAGCTCAAGGAAaaggtgctgaagctttgatgTCCTTTTATGCTCCTACTCACAATGGACATTTCTACCTCCATCAGGCAGAGCCCAAATCCGAGAGAGAGGTGGAAGTGCCAGGGGAGCGGGAGCAAGGCTCAGCAAGTGCTTTGCTACAACAGATGATGGACTCCTTGCAGCAGAAAAGGGAGCAGGCCATAGCGGGTGTGGGTGAGGAGGACAGGCCGGAGAGTGAAGAGCCGGATGTTGAGTTTTACTTGAAGTACTTTAATAGTGCACAGCAAGAAGAGATCACCAGTTCCCCCATGTCACCAAGTCTGCTACCAATGTGGTCCATGAGGGGCAGCGGAGGTGGGAACCAAACAAGTGGAGGGAGTAACAGTGGAGAGAGGAAGATGCGCTCTAAGGCCTTCCAGAAGTGCCCCATCTGCTCCAAGGTCATCCAGGGTGCAGGCAAGCTTCCACGGCACATCCGTACACACACGGGAGAAAAGCCCTATGAATGCGCCATCTGCAAAGTGAGATTCACCAGGTAATTTGTCGACTTTTTACATTTGTAGAGTTTATGCATGCAAACGTGCTGTAATTTTCTTACAAAAATTGCTAATCAACAACTAAGATAAGTATTTCATTTGTAAGGTATTCAGTATACCAAAGTAAGGacgaacacaataaaaaaagcgTTTTATGTTGACTGAAAGATTGCATGACAAAGTCCTGGAATTTTAACAAGGGGGTCCAATAAAAGTGGGTTGTGGTAGCACTGCTTATTTGACTGTTATCAGGGACAAGGCTGTTATAAAACTCTCCCTGCCAATACTGAAAGCGATTACAGCGTGGTGCCCTATCTACGCTTGCGAGTCAGCCGAACTTGTGACCCTGTGTGCTACGTTGATTATTGCCCCTGGCACATACAGCTCCTTGTTCAGAAAACTAGCTGATCGAAACTGCTATGTTCTACAAGACTGAAGCTCAGCTAGCAAGCTGCTAGCGTGTCTTGCTCTGCCCTTAAGGGCATCACCTCTTCCATGAAACCATTGCCCTAATGAATTAATCAGGGGACACACATTGGAAATAGACACTGCACTGAAAATATCTGGCACGCTATTTGCGTAGGGATGGATCTAAATTTGCCTTCTAAATACGCCACCTATTGGGAAGGGGTACTGTAATCTTAATCCTGTTAGTTCAGGGTTAAGAGTGCACCACACTCACACTGCAATAAATCAATCCGGtcttttaaataattcatttgtCTGCGCCCAACTCTGTTACATTGCTTGCATGTGTGTCAACACATGGTTTATAACTTGTGCGTATGCATATGGTGTACCTTTTTCTGTGAAGGCTGATGAGAAATTAAGGGAAGGTGGGAAATTTATGAGCGAGAGAATCTTAAGGTGCATACATATGGTTCAAATACAAGCGGGCCTCGTGTTTACATACTCAGATGTGTGTCTACATGTGTGTGAACAAGCAGAAAGCATGCACAGTTCCGGACAGGTCAACCATCCTACTTTGTTTAGCCATACTCTGCCCTGGTCACAAGCTTGGGAGGAGGGATGGCGAGGGGTAAGCTTAGAGCGGAGTCTGACAACAGAAGGCCTTGTATTTGACACCACACTATAACTATGCTACCTCTTGTTATAGAAAGCCTACTCTTTAACCATTAAGACTTATTTAGACTAGTTTGCTTAGGTTTGGAAAATACACGGAATTTGCAATTGTTGATACTGTATAGTTTCAATGCCGCTTTATTGTGGAACTAAAGGACATTAAAGGTTAAACCACATTCTTCTAAACCTGATCCTCAACCCAGCACACCTTTTAAATTTTGGTCTACATTGGTTGTTTCCCATAAACTTTGTCCTGATTTGAACTTGGTTGCCAAtgaaaattacagattttaCTTGTAAAACAAGAGGGCTTTGTCCTCTTATAAAACTTCACCCATTTTGGGAGACTCAGGGTCCACTATGATTCCGAACTGAACATTGAGCCCTTTAGTGCCTCATTGGCCTAAAAAGAAATTATGGCGATAAAGCTGTGAGCCTTATTGCTCTCTTCCCTCATATGACCTTGGGCGCTTTCAGTGCAGaacaaatgataaataaacttgGCTTTGCTCCTGAAAGTGAAGATAAGGAGGTCAGGCTCTTTTTGAGAATGCATGTTGTCTCTGCTGTGTAAGAACACacaaaattttaatttatttacttttaatttctTTATGTAATGTGTTGGTGGGGTTGTGTTTGCTAATAGTCTATGTGACTAACTTTACCTCTGCATCTTGTAATTCAACATAGTTAATGACTCATCCCAACATCAGAGGTGTTAACAGCCGtcaaataatttaaaagaatTATAGGTGTAGTAAATTAAATATCAATTCAGTGTATCATGCTATTATTTCGCTAATCTTTTAACCCCAAATTGTTGTTGAATCTTTTAATGTGTATTCACTTAATAATTCTCACAAACCTTCTGGTTTAAAGTTTTTGTATGCTCTTTTTTAGGCAGGACAAACTAAAGGTTCACATGCGCAAGCATACAGGAGAGAAGCCTTACCTGTGTACCCAGTGTGGCGCAGCCTTCGCCCACAACTACGACCTGAAGAATCACATGCGTGTGCACACAGGCTTACGTCCCTACCAGTGCTCTAGCTGTTTTAAAACCTTTGTGCGCTCGGACCACCTCCATCGTCATCTCAAGAAAGACGGCTGCAACGGAATCCCTTCCCGACGTGGCCGCAAGCCACGCATACGAGATCCCGAGCTCTTGGAAGGTCCTCTGGAATTCCATGGCCCAGAAGCGGACATCGAGAGAGGGCGACGGCATCCAGACGGGGGCAGCGGAATGTCAGTCATGGAGGAAAATCATGGTAGTCACACGCACAGTCCGGTTCCTGATGGGGAAGATAGTCAAGATTTGAGCCTGGGACAAAGGGGCACCGCGACTACGTAAACCATACTTTATCGGAGAGGGCTTTACTCGAAAACCAGAGGAAGAATTCAGtggaaaaataagaaaaaaataaacttaaaactaCATGGTCCTCTTTAAAAAACCAAATCAGGGTGTCACGCAAATCTAATCTCCTAGTttctttttcctgttttttagCTTTCGCGTTCCATATAGAGACTTAACCACTGAGTTACTGGTCTGTCGAAAGAGCGAAGAGCATTTCAAATCACTTACCCACGCAGTCACcatctttctgttttttttttgttggttttttTGTAACGTTGGCCATGAGTGTACGAGAAAAAGCTACTATGCAGTTGAAACAAGTTCATCTCCAGGTCGCATCTGCAAGGCCTCGACTTAAAAAAGTAAGGTGTCAAACACCAGGCTGGCTGCTGGATCAACAGGTTAGCTACGAATGGTCCAAGATGTGATCAAGGCAACCTCTTTTTCTAATGCAACATGTACATACACTATGAAAGATTATATTGTCTCAGATTGCAATATATGCAATACTCTGATGCAGCACCtttttttgctaaatgttcCAGAAAGAAtcacactgtgtctacaccggaagCGGCTTGGCGCGATgcgacaatagaacgcattagaacccattacaattttaaatattgtcctCGCCGGACGTGGCGCAatgcgacaatcccattagaacaagccgcgTGTCGCatcgtgtccggtgtagacacggtgtcagACAGGGGTTTGATTTTAAGTGTTACTTTCTCAATAaaagtttcttttgtttttgaggcaaaagaaaaaattaaattataatcTTTGAGGTTTTAATGGTTAACTTTTAAGTTAAATCCACATACAGAGCttcataattttcttttttttggcaGGAATAGGATAAGAGAAGGGATGAGGTCCTGTGTTTCTAAAGCACTACCTTCATCCGATCGCCACTGGGCACAATCATGTTAAATCTTACCTCTCACAGGCCTGCGTTTCCTTCTTGGCAGTCTTACTTGCATTATAAGTCTTATTTTTGGGATTGTCTTAATATTTtgttatgatgtttttttagTTGATTCTTTTGGGTACTTGACACTTTACATTTGTATACGTGTGTATATATTGGGTTGTAATGTTATGAGACCCTTTATAAGATATATATTTCACATAGATAGGGTTACAGCTTCCTTAGCTTCACTCCAGGTTTCTTAATGGGTTGTGTTTGCGGGTGGGATACGCTTTGTGACCTTTTAGAGAATTATAACCGAGAAACCCCGTTTTTCCTAAACTGCACTTAATGGAACCCTGAAGTTTCCACCTAAAGTATGAATTGTGATAAATGTGCTACAGTTTGAATGCTTAGGCAGATGAGTGAATCAGTATGCAACAGTGAAGTGAGGCCGCCACTGTTATACAAACAGCTGGTGAACAAGCTAAGCAGGGAAtcttatatttgtatgtttgttttattggcaAAAGAGAGACGAGCACCTTTTTATGCATTTGCACAGCTTTAACTAAAGATATCAGAGACAATAGAAATATCTATTTAAGAAGGC from Triplophysa rosa linkage group LG25, Trosa_1v2, whole genome shotgun sequence includes these protein-coding regions:
- the zbtb7a gene encoding zinc finger and BTB domain-containing protein 7A isoform X1; translated protein: MILTGRRADGRTDGRAAAAIGGSAAGWWKMSSGAGGRGRRQGRTCSSAGEVEEGPVGIPFPEHSADLLGSLNRQRLSGLLCDVLLVAQEREFPAHRSVLASCSTYFHKLFTSGLAADRQKVYTLDFVRPETLAALLDFAYTATLTVSRNSVVDILSAARVLEISPVQEVCTHLLDTKVLSPPAGSEQEDDEEGEERKKNGKEQGIRLRAREYLEYFQRGAHWGSSCSTPELRDLPAHLHFSQRNGADSNGMPTGPADYYSPLAQALAQPPHDPEDVDEEHQNGAQGKGAEALMSFYAPTHNGHFYLHQAEPKSEREVEVPGEREQGSASALLQQMMDSLQQKREQAIAGVGEEDRPESEEPDVEFYLKYFNSAQQEEITSSPMSPSLLPMWSMRGSGGGNQTSGGSNSGERKMRSKAFQKCPICSKVIQGAGKLPRHIRTHTGEKPYECAICKVRFTRQDKLKVHMRKHTGEKPYLCTQCGAAFAHNYDLKNHMRVHTGLRPYQCSSCFKTFVRSDHLHRHLKKDGCNGIPSRRGRKPRIRDPELLEGPLEFHGPEADIERGRRHPDGGSGMSVMEENHGSHTHSPVPDGEDSQDLSLGQRGTATT
- the zbtb7a gene encoding zinc finger and BTB domain-containing protein 7A isoform X2 yields the protein MSSGAGGRGRRQGRTCSSAGEVEEGPVGIPFPEHSADLLGSLNRQRLSGLLCDVLLVAQEREFPAHRSVLASCSTYFHKLFTSGLAADRQKVYTLDFVRPETLAALLDFAYTATLTVSRNSVVDILSAARVLEISPVQEVCTHLLDTKVLSPPAGSEQEDDEEGEERKKNGKEQGIRLRAREYLEYFQRGAHWGSSCSTPELRDLPAHLHFSQRNGADSNGMPTGPADYYSPLAQALAQPPHDPEDVDEEHQNGAQGKGAEALMSFYAPTHNGHFYLHQAEPKSEREVEVPGEREQGSASALLQQMMDSLQQKREQAIAGVGEEDRPESEEPDVEFYLKYFNSAQQEEITSSPMSPSLLPMWSMRGSGGGNQTSGGSNSGERKMRSKAFQKCPICSKVIQGAGKLPRHIRTHTGEKPYECAICKVRFTRQDKLKVHMRKHTGEKPYLCTQCGAAFAHNYDLKNHMRVHTGLRPYQCSSCFKTFVRSDHLHRHLKKDGCNGIPSRRGRKPRIRDPELLEGPLEFHGPEADIERGRRHPDGGSGMSVMEENHGSHTHSPVPDGEDSQDLSLGQRGTATT